The genomic region GCAACTGCAAAAACCGCTAGGTGTGGCGATGGATGCGACGAATCAAATTTATGTCGCCGACAGTGATCGCGGCATGGTTTCGGTATACACCCGTTTTGGCCATTTTCTGCGTGATGTGGGTGCGCCGACGATGTTCGATCGCCTGAGTGATGTGGCGGTTAGCAAGGATGGTTCGCGCATTTACGCATTGGACCGTGGTGGGGTGGAATCCCAGCGACACCAGGTGACGATATTTGACGCCGATGGTCGGATGTTGGCGACGTTTGGTGGTCGCGGTCAGGCGGATGGGCGGTTTAACCATCCGTCACAGTTAGCGTTGATGAGTAACGGCGACGTGCTGGTGATGGATGCGGGAAATTTTCGCGTGCAGCGATTCTCTGCATCAGGTGAATTTAAATATGTCTGGGGTAAACCGGGCGCGGCCATCGGGCAGTTGGCCCGGCCACGTGGATTGGCGGTGGATTCTTATGATCACGTGTATGTGAGTGATGCAGCGTTTCAAAATGTTCAGGTTTTTACTGCCGCAGGACAATTGCTGTTAACCATTGATGCCAAACATCAATACGGCCCAGGCCATTATGTGCTGCCGGCCGGAATGAATGTGGACGAAACGAATCGCTTGTATGTGGTTGATCAGTTTTTGGGCAAGGTCGAAGTGTTGCGTTTGCTCGACGATGATGAACGAAAACGGTTGGCGAACTAAACCTCGGATTACGCTTGCGAAAATTCGGGCCGTCGTCTACAGTAAAGCGTCTATTTTTAAGCGGTATTCATTTGCCGGGGCAGTACGGCTAGAGGATCGCTTCTGCATTACTGCGACAAGCCATACCAATAATAAATGTTGAGGCGGAACAGTACAGTCCAAAGGGCTGGGATTGCCGAGGGGGAGAGATGAGAGTAAACCGCAGCCTGGTGGCTGGATGGTCAGTGTTGGCGCTCACCGGAGCGATTGTTGCGTCGGTACCATCCTGGGCAGGTATTGCCGAATCTGTTCATAATCTGGGTACAACGGGAACGGGCCCCAGTTCGAACGGCGGTGCTCGTAATCAATTCTCCGGTACTGCGGAAATTTGTGTTTTTTGTCACACCCCTCACGGCGGTGATTCCAGTGTTTCCGTGCCTCTTTGGAATCGCAAAATTAATTCAAGCTCTGCATACACCACGTATGACCAGCTGGGCACCAGTACCTTTGACGCGCAAGTGGCACCAGTCGGCTCAGTATCTATTGGCTGTCTTTCCTGTCACGACGGTTCGATTGCGTTGGACGCATTGCTGAATGAGCCAGGCTCCGGGGCGGTTAATCCTGGATTTAGTGCGGGCAACTGGTCCGGGGCGGATATTGTGAACAGTGGTGAATTGAAGCCTGGGATTGTGCAGAACCTGGGGATTGATCTGACCAATGACCATCCCATTGGTATGCAGTATGCCGGTGGAGGTATCAGTGCCTCTGCACCGCAGTTGCCACAAGGCGATACCACTGACCCTGATTTTGCACCAGTGCTGTATAAAGTCCGCGACGGTCGATTCCTGTGGTGGGTCGACAAAGATTGGCGTACCGGCGGTGATGCGCAGCGTACCAAAACCGACGTGGTCCTTTATACCCGCGATGCCAGTAATGGCTACGCGGGGCAATCGCAACAAGAGCCTTTCGTGGAGTGTGCGAGTTGCCATGATCCGCATACCACCGAAAATCCTACGTTTCTACGAATCAGCAATACAGACACGCCCAGCGGTCTGTGTCTGACCTGTCACGTGAAATAGTTTGGGTGAGCTGATTTTGTTGGCAGCACGAAAATACAAACGCAAATATTTAGCGTGTACCACTTGGGCGCTGCTGTGTTTTAGCGCAGTGTCGCAAGCAGTGCCTGCGGCTGAGAAACTGACGACCGCAGCCAAAAAAGTGGAATATTTTGCGGTCGTAGGCGATCAGACGATTTTGATGAGTGAATTTGAATCCGCTTATCAGGCAGGTTTGCGCAAACGGTTTTATCATGGCAAGGTGCCGCAGGAGCAGTTGCAGGCATTTCGCAAAGAGGTATCGCAGACGCTGATTGATCGTGCGTTGCTGGTGCAGGAGGCCAAGCGAGTTGGTGTGCGTCCTGATGCGGCGGCGGTGAAAGCTCAGTTGGCGCAGTATGAGGCCAGGTACAGTCAGCAGCAGCACTGGCGACAAAACAAAGATGTCATTTTGCCAGGTTTGACGGCAGCACTGGAAGAAGAGAGTTTGTTGCAGCGCTTCGAGGAAAGAGTGCGCAAAGTTGCGTTACCGAATGATGTCGCTGTACGTGAGTATTACAAAAAACACCCAGAATTGTTCACTACGCCTGAGCAAATTCGGTTGTCGCTGATTTTGCTTAAGGTTGATCCGGCATCAACCTCTGATGTTTGGCAGGCGGCGCGTGAAGAAGCAGGGATTTTGCTGAAGCGCCTGCGTGGTGGGGCGGATTTTGCGGCCATGGCGAGAATTCATTCTGCAGACGCATCGGCATCCGCAGGTGGCGACATGGGCTATTTGCATAAAGGCATGTTGGCCGGACCTGCTCAACAGGTGATTGATCAATTGCAAATAGGCGCAGTCTCTGAGCCAGTCAGTTTGTTAACCGGTATTGCCCTGTTTCGTCTGGAAGAGCGACGCCAGGCAAAGCTGAACAAGTTTGATGATGTGGCAGAACGGGCGCGACAATTATTGGTGCGCGAGCTGAGTGATCATGCCTGGCAACAAGCGGTAAAACGCTTGCGTGATACGACAAAAGTTACCATCAATAGCGCTGCGTTGTAGCACTGGGGATAATCTGCGTTGGTCATTTGGGGAGATGACCAGCTGCTGAATAAAACAAAAAATAATATGCAGGGGTGCTTCGGCTTTATGCTGTTTGCAAGCGAGGGGAAAAAACGAGCGGTTGCGAAAACGCGATGTACACATGCGCGGACTCCAGGAGTGACTGGGGTGGTGCTGGCATGTGGCTTGGCGTTATCCGTGCTTGGCGCAGGTTTGCAGGCGGATGAGGCATCGCCTTCGCTGTTCGGTAACGTTGGTTTTTTCTATGGTTTGCAAGAGGCTGATGGTGGTGCTCGTAGCGAAGATTCGACCATGGTTGGATCGCTGGGTACGCGTGGCTATCTATGGCAGCCCTGGTTTGCGCAATACAGTGGTGGAGCCAGCTTCAGTGGGCATACTGCTGAAAATGAAAACGTCAACAATCAAGCAGAAATCTTGTCGGGTAATGCAGC from Gammaproteobacteria bacterium harbors:
- a CDS encoding cytochrome c3 family protein: MRVNRSLVAGWSVLALTGAIVASVPSWAGIAESVHNLGTTGTGPSSNGGARNQFSGTAEICVFCHTPHGGDSSVSVPLWNRKINSSSAYTTYDQLGTSTFDAQVAPVGSVSIGCLSCHDGSIALDALLNEPGSGAVNPGFSAGNWSGADIVNSGELKPGIVQNLGIDLTNDHPIGMQYAGGGISASAPQLPQGDTTDPDFAPVLYKVRDGRFLWWVDKDWRTGGDAQRTKTDVVLYTRDASNGYAGQSQQEPFVECASCHDPHTTENPTFLRISNTDTPSGLCLTCHVK
- a CDS encoding peptidylprolyl isomerase — its product is MGELILLAARKYKRKYLACTTWALLCFSAVSQAVPAAEKLTTAAKKVEYFAVVGDQTILMSEFESAYQAGLRKRFYHGKVPQEQLQAFRKEVSQTLIDRALLVQEAKRVGVRPDAAAVKAQLAQYEARYSQQQHWRQNKDVILPGLTAALEEESLLQRFEERVRKVALPNDVAVREYYKKHPELFTTPEQIRLSLILLKVDPASTSDVWQAAREEAGILLKRLRGGADFAAMARIHSADASASAGGDMGYLHKGMLAGPAQQVIDQLQIGAVSEPVSLLTGIALFRLEERRQAKLNKFDDVAERARQLLVRELSDHAWQQAVKRLRDTTKVTINSAAL